A window of the Hevea brasiliensis isolate MT/VB/25A 57/8 chromosome 6, ASM3005281v1, whole genome shotgun sequence genome harbors these coding sequences:
- the LOC110663160 gene encoding disease resistance protein RUN1-like, which produces MGGIGKTTIAKAVFNHLCHGFRGSCSFLFNVREVSEQPYGLVQLQNQLLHDTLKIKNFKIRSIDSGIHLIKERLRYKRVLVVLDDLDQLKQVDALVGDRNWFGPGSRIIITTRDAHLLDHLQVVLQYEVRELNRKESLELFSWHAFKVIRPVEGYEEISKDVVDYVGGLPLALEVLGSYLSKRSIPEWRSAVEKLRKIPHHQIQKKLRISFDTLDDDKIKDIFLDIAIFFTGMDKDYVVKILDGCDFFPEIGISVLISRSLMTIDSQNKLAMHHLLRDMGREIIREISPNDPGKRSRLWFHEDVLDVLKKHKGTDVVEGLILDARASKDVFVSTKSFAKMTYLRLLQINAVHLTGAYRNLFDELRWFCWHECPLKSIPPNLRLDNLVVLEMQFSNIRKFSKEVKVLKKLQILDLSHSVHLAKISNFSGLPSLERLILGSCTSLVDVHQSIGHLKRLVFLNLEGCKNLKNLPESICDLKSLEILNIAGCSKLSRLPDHLGNMEALTELVAERTDIKQLPSSIGRLKKLTKLSLGGLKDGVQSISCIPHFSSRLSNSKALLPASFAGLTSLTRLFLADCGLTEDAVSLDLGCLSSLVELDLRGNNFFNLPAGVGRLPMLKTLWLHDCRNLRSISELPSSLKQLLASNCTSLERLSFQSKELLGLSLLKCPKLVEIRGLEGLENNPIIHVEGVGGYSEENSRSLWQELSKCRPLGSCFPGGEFPLRADAVSYKGSGSSLSFCVPKFLPGGIDGISIWINYAIIDVRDLYKPANIVIRNNTNRNASYSWKMAFVFNSGGDHTFSRYIPINKLPFAVEGGEEIEFSVQAGAGTLIKKCCVELVSADFYTEFPSSVKRLLQACYPLT; this is translated from the exons ATGGGAGGAATCGGTAAGACTACCATAGCGAAAGCTGTTTTTAATCATCTTTGTCATGGATTTCGAGGCAGCTGCAGTTTTCTTTTCAATGTCAGAGAAGTCTCAGAACAGCCTTATGGATTAGTTCAATTACAAAATCAACTGCTTCATGATaccttgaaaataaaaaatttcaagatACGTAGTATTGACAGTGGCATCCATTTAATTAAAGAAAGACTTCGTTACAAAAGAGTTCTTGTTGTTCTCGATGATTTGGATCAATTGAAACAAGTGGATGCATTGGTGGGAGACCGTAATTGGTTTGGACCAGGAAGTCGAATCATCATTACAACGAGAGATGCTCACTTGCTAGATCATCTTCAAGTGGTCTTACAATATGAGGTCAGAGAACTGAATCGTAAAGAGTCCCTTGAGCTTTTCAGTTGGCATGCCTTCAAGGTAATACGTCCAGTAGAAGGATATGAGGAGATTTCAAAAGATGTGGTGGATTATGTTGGAGGTCTCCCACTAGCCCTGGAAGTTTTAGGTTCTTATTTGTCCAAaagaagcatacctgaatggagaaGTGCtgtggagaaattgagaaaaattCCTCACCACCAAATTCAGAAAAAGCTTAGAATAAGTTTTGATACATTAGACGATGATAAAATAAAGGATATATTTCTTGATATTGCGATCTTCTTTACCGGTATGGATAAAGATTATGTAGTAAAAATACTAGATGGATGCGACTTTTTTCCAGAAATTGGTATCAGTGTCCTCATCAGTAGGTCTCTAATGACAATTGATTCCCAAAATAAGTTAGCGATGCATCATCTGTTACGAGATATGGGAAGGGAGATTATTCGAGAAATATCACCTAACGATCCTGGAAAACGCAGCAGACTTTGGTTCCATGAGGATGTTTTGGATGTACTCAAAAAGCACAAG GGAACGGATGTGGTTGAGGGTCTTATACTTGATGCAAGAGCATCAAAAGATGTATTTGTGAGCACGAAGTCATTCGCAAAGATGACATACTTGAGATTGCTCCAAATCAATGCAGTACATCTTACTGGAGCCTATCGGAATCTTTTCGATGAGTTGAGGTGGTTTTGTTGGCATGAGTGCCCTTTGAAGTCTATACCACCAAATTTACGACTAGACAACCTGGTTGTTCTTGAAATGCAGTTCAGCAACATCAGAAAATTCTCCAAGGAGGTGAAG GTTCTCAAGAAGCTGCAGATCCTTGATCTCAGCCATTCTGTGCACCTTGCAAAAATATCAAACTTCTCTGGACTTCCTAGTTTGGAGAGATTAATACTTGGAAGTTGCACGAGTTTAGTTGACGTCCACCAATCTATTGGACATTTGAAGAgacttgttttcttgaatttggaggGCTGTAAGAACCTAAAGAATCTTCCTGAAAGCATTTGTGACTTGAAATCTCTTGAAATTCTGAACATTGCAGGCTGCTCAAAACTTAGCAGATTGCCAGACCACTTGGGGAACATGGAagccttaactgaacttgtgGCGGAGAGAACTGACATTAAACAGCTTCCCTCTTCCATTGGACGTTTGAAGAAGCTTACAAAATTATCACTAGGTGGATTGAAAGATGGCGTGCAATCTATCTCTTGCATTCCTCATTTTTCATCTAGATTATCAAACTCCAAAGCTTTGTTGCCAGCTTCATTCGCTGGCTTAACCTCATTGACAAGACTATTTCTTGCTGACTGTGGTTTAACTGAAGATGCAGTTTCCCTTGATCTTGGGTGTTTATCCTCACTCgtagagttggatttaagaggaaACAATTTTTTTAATCTGCCTGCTGGTGTTGGCCGCCTTCCTATGCTCAAGACATTGTGGCTGCATGACTGCAGAAATCTCAGATCAATCTCTGAGCTTCCGTCGAGTTTAAAGCAGTTGCTTGCATCCAATTGCACATCATTGGAAAGATTATCATTCCAATCAAAAGAATTGCTTGGATTGTCACTGCTGAAATGCCCAAAACTAGTTGAGATTCGAGGTCTGGAGGGTTTGGAAAATAATCCAATCATTCATGTGGAAGGAGTTGGAGGGTATTCGGAAGAGAATTCTAGGTCACTTTGGcag GAACTGTCCAAGTGTAGGCCTTTAGGCAGTTGTTTCCCTGGCGGCGAGTTCCCATTACGAGCAGATGCGGTCAGCTATAAAGGAAGTGGATCTTCATTATCATTTTGCGTACCAAAGTTTTTACCAGGTGGCATCGATGGGATATCGATTTGGATTAATTATGCAATCATTGACGTAAGAGATTTGTATAAGCCTGCAAATATAGTTATCAGAAACAACACAAACAGGAATGCATCTTATTCATGGAAGATGGCATTTGTCTTCAACTCTGGTGGAGATCATACTTTTTCGAGATATATACCAATTAATAAGCTTCCATTTGCAGTGGAAGGCGGAGAAGAAATAGAATTTTCTGTTCAGGCAGGGGCTGGCACTTTGATAAAAAAATGTTGTGTAGAATTGGTCAGTGCAGATTTCTACACAGAATTCCCCAGCTCAGTCAAAAGACTCTTGCAAGCATGTTATCCCCTCACATAA